A portion of the Thermothelomyces thermophilus ATCC 42464 chromosome 5, complete sequence genome contains these proteins:
- a CDS encoding polyketide synthase: protein MAYKTPISEPIAIVGAACRFAGGATTPSRLWQLLEKPMDLSQEIPASRFNVKAFYHPDGEYHGTTNSPKAYFIDQDHRVFDAAFFNISPKEAEAIDPQQRMLLEVVYEALESAGYSLHQYTGEKVAVFAGLMTGDFDSLSQRDELDTSQYYATGNARSILSNRISYFFNFAGPSMTIDTACSSSLVALHQAILSLRSGECKMACVAGANLILTPENFIAESNLHMLSPTGHCRMWDAAADGYARGEGVAAMFIKPLSQALADGDHIVAIIRETGVNSDGRSRGITMPNWEAQSRLIQDTYRRTGLDPEAPEDRCQYFEAHGTGTIVGDPNEARAIEDAFFGQHKSSASDVKLLVGSVKTVIGHTEGAAGLAGLLKVVESMHHGTVPPNLHLDKLNPDVEPYYSHLFVPTSAVAWPDVPVGQPRRGSVNSFGFGGTNAHAIVEQYVPAVHDPIALSYRPGLKTPTPSDRLRGAEHGQVCLPLLLSAPSQKSLVAVAKAYRDHLIQGPAHSIQELAWHTYARQTAFPFRLAVSGLSLSGLVNKLDTLIAESKDYPNADTLGTRARLRDEQPKILGVFTGQGAQWATMSRGLFLSSKVYADTIRSLDAILRTCPEPPSWTLENEIMADAPFSRISEASISQPLCTAVQLALTELLRSLGITFHTVLGHSSGEIAAAYAAGRISLGDAMLIAYYRGLGVDMARGADNARGGMVAVGLSRTEAEELCARPEYLDRLWVAASNAPASTTLSGDVDAVGQVREELTKQGKFARVLFVDTAYHSPRMEGPSAKYVEALKGCGITPLAGNNTIWVSSMLGQGQPSRAELAANYWKENMVRPVLFYEAVAAALDTHGPFDCAIEVGPHPALKSPVMQTVKTVMTVEKASSIIPYSSLLHRKLDDREAFADFLGWMWTHFGSSSPQIRQFVSGSLQPELVNSRVVNTPSYPWNHSQKFYRESRISRQYHFKVDRPHELLGVRTRDDNKHQLRWRNILSYHKLPWAKHHSFQGQALLPASAYLVMTLDAARIALAGRQASVVELRNLEFHSGIILEPDTFGVEILFNLSIEREFPNAIDASFTLTSVIAGGSSDMKKNFSGSLTIALGNPSSDALPARPASRAETLHANPDAFYDMMASTGLVYSSAFRGLQTLERRYNFASGTLKKYHDEDTTSLSISPATLDSCLQTAFVTVSSPGDNAIWGAFLPLEIGCVRFSLATCTIQDRDRDRLVVDAYLTNATPATEQTAASYTADIEIFNPKGDMEIQIQGLTVGCVGLTSAEDDYELYLTTRFDTDPDYEIVSSGPIDQAATNPNLVKSCERVAALYSSQTPTLHHRSLGLWLGQTKTPRPPKPWGAETEETLDSFIRTSPYFVTLDFIRELGKNLPDVLVGMLPAIMEEAHQLVAFQQHVSRVVTQISHKYPRMSVLGLLDTDMGLTEHVLTGLNDSFTSYRLGLEPERNLDARIPLNDPIRRKILVKGIDLNATEPEENSRYDLVLLTSSIIDPQKTASTLRLVGRMMRPGAFLMLVNVSRSPLKDRIRRYAGISTGSDVLPSPPDWPDLLDSCGFGYSMKNGNQYYPPGFSLIIRHSDSTEKISLLNPFANLGHSLLSDRLLVVGGKKKSTALISSSICSALAPRCGGLDQAETLEWVDVEYAASFSAVIILSDVDEPILATMTNKRMEALRALFKPQMTVLWVTHNARFLNPDHAASFGFTRTLAAEVPGLILQMLDLTTADTATASVAITETFARLVKHSLAHRPSGSGPLWINEPEIHLEDGHRLVPRVVPWKEGNNRVNAFRRVVKKTVNTLEKTVRIVESAPSGEHSTYYHIEAEQLGAWVLDMSTGSSQLSHLLMQTMPRNCRYTACKALLGTNRLTSDEKDAYSAKFWDKAVALSLAKAESRETAPAPALTTISDLLRAEEPSPPFCLVDWKSDRLASQTVKPLAGTGLLSPTKTRNPPKTQPNWQTETMAKGINVRFETLDVTSLEQVLELKAKLSETLPPVGGVVNGAMVLEDGVFSQMSLDTFHRVMKPKTIGSRNLDQAFSAADMDFFIMTSSFAAIGGHAGQSNYAAANMYMNGLAASRRRRGLPGSVLNIGVIYGLGFLHREKGCLYQGLEREGYPPISERDIHHMFVEAIVAGKPTGPGRQRAEEEVYDITTGLRRFPASSPTLHWHHDPRFGHLNTRRDDHDDDDDVFSGAPRTVANASTAAGASAAWAAGSHHKNDEGSLRQRLDAATTHDELVDVLEPAFADEAPGSGSVTAEHSIVDLGVDSLAALSMRAWAWKALGQDVAAMKLLSGATVAELCREIAGGILEGRKAARERSEQIGEADDGAAAAAAAAAAVEENGSEVVVATPGSLTTITTASFVSGSVRETTESTAVSVSSNTEENSQVEGRCGRRCCGEVIY from the exons ATGGCATACAAGACTCCCATCTCGGAGCCTATCGCCATCGTCGGGGCAGCTTGTCGCTTCGCCGGGGGCGCCACCACGCCGTCACGCTTGTGGCAGCTCCTCGAGAAGCCAATGGATTTGAGCCAGGAGATTCCTGCCTCAAGGTTCAACGTCAAG GCGTTCTATCATCCCGACGGAGAGTACCATGGCACTACCAACTCCCCCAAGGCGTATTTTATTGACCAAGACCACCGGGTCTTTGACGCGGCCTTCTTCAACATCTCTCCCAAAGAGGCCGAGGCCATTGATCCTCAGCAGCGCATGCTGCTCGAGGTCGTGTACGAGGCGCTCGAGTCCGCCGGCTACTCGCTTCACCAGTACACTGGCGAGAAGGTCGCTGTTTTCGCCGGGCTCATGACAGGCGACTTCGACTCTCTCTCTCAGCGCGACGAGCTCGACACCAGCCAGTACTACGCCACTGGCAACGCGCGATCGATCCTGTCCAACCGCATCTCGTACTTTTTCAACTTTGCGGGGCCCTCCATGACCATTGACACTGCTTGCTCCTCCAGCTTGGTCGCTCTTCACCAAGCCATCCTAAGCTTGCGCTCCGGGGAGTGCAAGATGGCCTGCGTCGCCGGCGCCAATCTCATCCTGACTCCCGAGAACTTTATCGCCGAGTCGAATCTTCACATGCTCAGCCCCACGGGCCACTGTCGCATGTGGGATGCTGCCGCTGATGGGTACGCCCGCGGCGAAGGTGTCGCCGCCATGTTCATCAAGCCCTTGAGCCAAGCCCTCGCCGACGGTGATCACATCGTGGCCATCATCCGCGAGACCGGCGTCAACTCGGACGGCCGCTCTCGGGGAATCACGATGCCCAACTGGGAAGCCCAGTCACGCCTGATCCAGGACACCTACCGGCGCACCGGTCTAGATCCCGAGGCTCCCGAGGATCGCTGCCAGTATTTCGAAGCCCACGGTACTGGAACCATCGTCGGCGATCCCAACGAGGCGCGCGCGATCGAGGACGCTTTTTTTGGCCAGCACAAGAGTTCCGCCTCCGACGTCAAGCTTCTAGTCGGCTCTGTCAAAACCGTGATCGGCCACACTGAAGGCGCTGCCGGCCTTGCCGGCCTTTTGAAGGTGGTGGAGAGCATGCATCACGGCACGGTGCCGCCGAATCTGCATCTCGACAAGCTCAACCCTGACGTTGAGCCGTACTACAGCCACCTGTTCGTCCCTACTTCGGCTGTCGCTTGGCCCGACGTTCCGGTCGGACAGCCCAGGCGCGGAAGCGTCAACTCGTTTGGCTTTGGAGGTACCAACGCCCATGCTATCGTAGAGCAGTACGTGCCCGCGGTGCATGATCCTATCGCCCTTTCTTATCGCCCGGGCCTCAAGACCCCGACGCCCTCCGATCGACTCCGTGGCGCAGAGCACGGCCAGGTGTGTCTGCCGCTTCTTCTTTCGGCGCCCTCTCAGAAGTCGCTGGTGGCCGTAGCCAAAGCATACCGTGATCATCTCATTCAGGGACCCGCGCACAGCATCCAAGAACTTGCTTGGCACACCTATGCCCGACAGACAGCTTTCCCCTTCCGCCTTGCTGTTTCTGGTCTCTCCTTGTCCGGACTCGTCAACAAGCTCGACACCTTGATCGCCGAATCCAAGGACTACCCAAACGCGGACACCCTCGGCACTCGGGCCCGGCTCAGGGATGAGCAGCCCAAGATCCTTGGCGTCTTCACCGGTCAGGGTGCCCAGTGGGCCACGATGTCTCGCGGACTCTTCCTCTCGTCCAAGGTCTACGCAGACACCATCCGGTCGCTGGATGCTATCCTGCGGACGTGCCCGGAGCCCCCTTCGTGGACGCTGGAGAACGAGATCATGGCCGACGCGCCCTTCTCCAGGATCTCGGAGGCGTCCATTTCGCAGCCTCTTTGCACGGCCGTTCAGCTCGCGCTGACTGAGCTTCTTCGCTCTCTCGGCATCACCTTCCACACCGTCCTGGGCCACTCCTCTGGCGAGATTGCCGCGGCATACGCAGCAGGTAGAATCTCTCTTGGCGACGCCATGCTGATTGCTTACTACCGCGGTTTGGGTGTTGACATGGCCCGTGGCGCCGACAATGCCAGGGGCGGCATGGTTGCGGTCGGCCTATCCAGGACGGAGGCAGAAGAGCTGTGCGCGAGACCGGAGTATCTTGACCGGCTTTGGGTCGCAGCCAGCAACGCGCCCGCCAGCACTACGCTCTCTGGCGACGTCGATGCTGTTGGACAGGTCCGTGAGGAGTTGACAAAACAGGGAAAGTTCGCCCGTGTTCTCTTCGTGGACACGGCTTATCATTCCCCGCGCATGGAGGGCCCTTCAGCCAAGTACGTCGAGGCCCTGAAGGGTTGTGGCATCACTCCGCTGGCTGGTAACAATACCATCTGGGTGTCGAGCATGCTTGGCCAGGGGCAGCCCTCACGAGCCGAGCTGGCCGCAAACTACTGGAAAGAAAACATGGTGCGGCCGGTGCTTTTCTACGAGGCCGTCGCTGCCGCTTTGGATACTCATGGTCCCTTCGATTGTGCCATTGAGGTTGGGCCGCACCCAGCCTTGAAGAGCCCGGTCATGCAGACCGTCAAGACCGTCATGACGGTCGAGAAGGCTTCATCCATCATCCCGTACTCTTCCCTGCTCCACCGCAAGTTGGACGATCGTGAGGCATTTGCGGATTTCCTCGGCTGGATGTGGACGCACTTTGGATCGTCCAGCCCTCAGATTCGCCAGTTCGTCTCGGGTTCTCTGCAGCCAGAGCTTGTGAACTCCCGGGTTGTGAACACGCCGTCCTACCCATGGAATCACTCCCAGAAGTTCTACAGGGAATCGCGCATCTCCCGCCAGTATCACTTCAAAGTCGATAGGCCCCACGAACTTCTTGGCGTCCGAACCCGTGACGACAATAAGCACCAACTCAGGTGGCGCAACATTCTCAGTTATCACAAACTGCCCTGGGCCAAACATCACAGCTTCCAGGGTCAGGCACTGCTTCCGGCTTCGGCGTATCTAGTTATGACCCTGGATGCGGCACGCATTGCGCTGGCTGGTCGACAAGCTTCCGTCGTTGAACTACGCAATCTCGAGTTTCACAGCGGCATCATCCTTGAGCCAGACACGTTCGGTGTGGAAATCCTGTTCAACTTGTCCATCGAGCGCGAGTTCCCAAACGCCATCGATGCGTCATTCACGCTGACCTCTGTCATCGCGGGCGGCAGCTCGGACATGAAGAAGAACTTTAGCGGCAGCCTCACCATCGCCCTCGGGAATCCCTCCTCAGACGCTCTCCCGGCCCGGCCGGCAAGCCGTGCTGAAACGTTGCACGCCAACCCTGACGCCTTTTACGACATGATGGCCAGTACCGGACTCGTGTACAGTTCCGCCTTTCGCGGTCTGCAGACTTTGGAGAGGCGCTACAACTTCGCTTCCGGCACGCTGAAGAAGTACCACGATGAAGACACCACCTCGTTGAGCATCAGCCCGGCTACGCTAGATAGCTGCCTGCAGACCGCATTCGTCACCGTCTCGTCCCCGGGTGACAATGCGATATGGGGCGCCTTTCTTCCGTTGGAGATCGGGTGCGTCCGCTTCAGCTTGGCCACTTGCACCATCCAAGATCGCGACCGAGACCGGCTTGTGGTTGATGCTTACCTGACCAACGCGACGCCTGCCACCGAGCAAACCGCTGCGTCCTACACGGCCGATATCGAGATCTTTAACCCCAAAGGAGACATGGAGATCCAGATCCAGGGCCTCACTGTCGGCTGCGTCGGCTTGACCAGTGCCGAAGATGACTATGAGCTCTATCTCACCACCAGGTTCGATACCGATCCGGACTATGAGATTGTTTCTTCAGGGCCAATTGACCAGGCCGCGACGAACCCGAACCTGGTTAAGAGCTGCGAGCGGGTTGCGGCCCTCTACTCCAGCCAGACACCTACCCTCCACCATCGTTCTTTGGGTTTGTGGCTGGGCCAGACCAAGACTCCCAGGCCGCCGAAGCCGTGGGGAGCTGAGACGGAGGAGACGTTGGACAGCTTCATCCGCACGTCTCCTTACTTCGTCACCCTTGACTTCATTCGCGAGCTGGGCAAGAACCTCCCGGACGTCCTGGTCGGAATGTTGCCTGCGATCATGGAAGAGGCGCACCAACTCGTCGCATTCCAACAGCATGTATCCAGGGTTGTCACGCAGATCTCGCACAAATACCCCCGGATGAGTGTTTTGGGACTTCTGGACACTGATATGGGCTTGACCGAGCATGTGCTGACCGGCTTGAATGATTCTTTCACCTCGTACCGCCTCGGATTGGAGCCAGAGAGGAACCTGGACGCTCGTATCCCGCTTAACGACCCTATCAGGCGGAAGATTCTGGTAAAAGGGATTGATCTGAATGCCACTGAACCGGAAGAGAATTCACGGTATGACCTCGTGCTGCTTACGTCTTCCATCATCGATCCCCAGAAGACCGCAAGCACGCTTCGGCTAGTCGGGCGCATGATGCGCCCCGGAGCCTTCTTGATGCTCGTCAATGTATCTCGAAGCCCGCTAAAGGACAGGATTCGGCGCTACGCCGGTATTTCGACTGGCTCAGACGTCCTTCCTTCTCCGCCGGACTGGCCGGATCTTCTCGATTCATGCGGATTTGGGTACTCGATGAAGAACGGGAACCAGTACTACCCTCCCGGGTTTTCACTCATCATCCGCCACTCCGATTCTACCGAGAAGATATCGCTGCTCAACCCTTTCGCTAATTTGGGCCATTCACTCCTCTCTGACCGCCTGCTAGTTGTCGGTGGAAAGAAGAAGTCAACGGCACTCATCTCATCATCCATCTGTTCCGCTCTTGCGCCCCGATGCGGTGGTCTTGACCAAGCCGAGACGCTTGAGTGGGTTGATGTTGAGTACGCGGCATCCTTCTCGGCGGTAATCATCCTCAGCGACGTAGATGAGCCCATTCTGGCCACCATGACGAACAAACGAATGGAGGCTCTCCGGGCACTCTTCAAACCGCAGATGACCGTCCTCTGGGTCACCCACAACGCTCGGTTCCTCAACCCAGACCACGCGGCGTCGTTTGGGTTCACCCGCACCCTGGCTGCAGAGGTTCCCGGACTCATCCTGCAGATGCTCGATCTCACCACCGCCGACACTGCGACGGCCTCGGTGGCCATCACGGAGACCTTTGCCCGGCTCGTCAAGCATAGCCTGGCTCACCGCCCGAGTGGGAGCGGGCCGCTTTGGATCAACGAGCCCGAGATCCACTTGGAAGACGGTCATCGGCTTGTTCCGCGCGTTGTGCCGTGGAAAGAGGGTAACAACCGGGTAAACGCCTTCCGCAGGGTCGTGAAGAAGACTGTAAACACCCTGGAGAAAACCGTACGCATTGTGGAATCAGCGCCGTCTGGAGAGCACAGCACGTATTACCATATCGAAGCCGAGCAGCTC GGAGCTTGGGTGCTCGACATGTCCACAGGCTCGAGCCAGCTTTCTCATCTGCTCATGCAGACCATGCCAAGGAATTGCAGATACACAGCCTGCAAGGCCCTTCTCGGGACCAACCGTCTCACAAGCGATGAGAAAGACGCATACTCTGCAAAGTTTTGGGACAAGGCCGTGGCTCTTTCTCTTGCCAAAGCAGAGTCTCGTGAAACCGCTCCTGCTCCCGCCCTGACGACGATCAGTGACTTGCTTCGAGCCGAAGAGCCTAGCCCACCCTTCTGTCTTGTCGACTGGAAGTCTGACCGTTTAGCGTCGCAGACGGTCAAGCCGTTGGCCGGAACGGGCCTGCTGAGCCCGACAAAGAC TCGAAATCCGCCCAAGACGCAGCCGAACTGGCAGACCGAGACGATGGCCAAGGGCATCAATGTTCGCTTCGAAACGCTCGACGTTACCAGCCTGGAGCAAGTCCTGGAACTCAAGGCCAAGCTATCCGAGACCCTCCCTCCGGTGGGTGGCGTGGTCAACGGCGCCATGGTCCTCGAAGACGGCGTCTTCTCGCAAATGTCTCTCGACACCTTCCACCGGGTCATGAAGCCAAAGACAATCGGGTCCAGGAACCTTGACCAAGCCTTCAGCGCGGCCGACATGGACTTTTTCATCATGACCTCCTCCTTTGCCGCGATCGGCGGCCACGCGGGCCAGAGCAACtacgccgccgccaacaTGTACATGAACGGTCTCGCGGCctcccgccggcgccgcggccTCCCGGGCTCCGTCCTCAACATCGGCGTCATCTACGGCCTGGGCTTCCTGCACCGCGAGAAGGGTTGCCTCTACCAAGGTCTCGAGCGCGAGGGCTACCCGCCCATCTCGGAGCGCGACATCCACCACATGTTTGTCGAGGCCATCGTCGCGGGCAAGCCCACAGGGCCCGGCCGGCAGcgggcggaggaggaagtCTACGACATCACCACGGGCCTGCGACGCTTTCCCGCCAGCAGCCCCACCCTGCATTGGCACCACGACCCGCGCTTCGGCCATCTCAACACGCGGCGCGACGACcacgatgacgatgatgacgtCTTCTCGGGCGCGCCGCGCACCGTCGCGAACGCCAGCACCGCCGCCGGGGCCTCTGCCGCCTGGGCCGCCGGCTCCCACCACAAGAATGACGAGGGCAGCCTGCGGCAGCGGCTCGACGCCGCTACCACCCACGACGAGCTCGTCGACGTGCTGGAGCCGGCCTTC GCGGACGAGGCGccgggcagcggcagcgtgACGGCGGAGCACAGCATCGTCGACCTGGGCGTGGACTCGCTCGCGGCGCTGAGCATGCGGGCGTGGGCGTGGAAGGCGCTGGGCCAGGACGTGGCGGCCATGAAGCTCCTGAGCGGGGCGACGGTCGCGGAGCTGTGTCGGGAGATTGCCGGCGGCATCTTGGAGGGTCGGAAGGCGGCCCGGGAGAGGAGCGAGCAGATCGGCGAGGCGGACGATGGCGccgctgcggctgcggctgcggctgcggctgtcGAGGAGAACGGGAGCGAGGTTGTTGTTGCGACGCCCGGCTCTCTTACGACTATTACTACTGCCTCTTTTGTTTCTGGCAGCGTGCGAGAGACTACGGAGTCTACTGCGGTTTCCGTTTCCTCAAATACGGAGGAGAATAGTCAGGTGGAAGGAAGATGCGGGCGGCGATGTTGCGGAGAGGTAATATACTAA
- a CDS encoding oxidoreductase-like protein, which translates to MTIPPSERVVPGSVNLAPAPWPASATTPAVSVDAPRVAADLVAALNTALAGGNYAAAADLFLPDPGPANGDGASPSSFWRDHLVLSWRLRTLKGRDKIREFLEAQLGGPGGGKVVRFQVDSSSEFRRPQTAEFRPLGGVTGVQFFVRVEREDGVAGRVGRGVVRMVEAEPGVWKVWTLFTTLEEVKGSEERKGERRERGVQHGAIGGRRNWAERRRAESEFVGTEPVVLIIGAGQGGLTAAARLKMLGIPALIIDKNSAVGDNWRKRYHQLVLHDPVWYDHMPYVPFPDFWPIFTPKDKLADWFEAYVKALELNVWTESEMVSSSWNDAKQLWAVQIKRARASGQEIRTFHPKHIIIATGHSGRPHMPSIPGMESFKGDLLCHSGSFPGAKEGRKGKKAVVVGACNSSMDICQDYVEKGYDVTMVQRSSTYVISSETALKVTLAVLYEENGPPVEDSDIAVWGWPSEVLKSLQVDLAAISVARDREMLDGLDKAGFKIDMGPSGGGLFIKYLQRGGGYYIDVGGAKLIIDGKIKVKHGQEISQVLPTGLKFEDGSEVQADEIVFATGYDNMRTTAKEILGDELPDQVGDVWGWDQEGEMRTIWTHSGHPGLWFHGGNLAFCRYYSRLVALQILARLKGFET; encoded by the exons ATGACAATCCCCCCATCGGAACGCGTCGTCCCCGGCTCTGTCAACCTGGCCCCGGCCCCCTGGCCCGCCTCTGCCACCACTCCAGCCGTCTCCGTCGACGCCCCGCGCGTCGCGGCTGACCTGGTGGCCGCCCTCAACACCGCCCTCGCTGGTGGCAACTacgccgctgctgccgacCTGTTCCTGCCCGACCCTGGCCCGGCCAATGGAGATGGCGCGTCTCCATCGTCCTTCTGGCGCGATCATCTCGTGCTCTCGTGGCGGCTGCGCACGCTCAAGGGGCGCGACAAGATCCGGGAATTCTTGGAGGCTCAGCTCGGCGGCCCTGGGGGTGGAAAGGTGGTTCGGTTCCAAGTGGATTCGTCGAGCGAGTTCCGTCGGCCGCAGACGGCCGAGTTCCGGCCGCTGGGCGGGGTGACGGGGGTGCAGTTCTTCGTCAGGGTCGAGAGGGAGGACGGGGTGGCCGGGCGTGTTGGACGGGGAGTGGTCCGGATGGTGGAAGCAGAGCCCGGGGTCTGGAAGGTATGGACCTTGTTCACCACGCTGGAGGAGGTGAAGGGGTCGGAGGAGAGGAAGGGCGAGAGGAGGGAACGGGGCGTGCAGCATGGAGCAATAGGAGGGAGGCGGAATTGGGCCGAGAGAAGGAGGGCCGAGAGCGAGTTTGTCGGCACGGAACCCGTGGTCTTGATTATTG GTGCTGGCCAGGGAGGTTtgaccgccgccgcgcggCTCAAGATGCTTGGAATTCCGGCCTTGATCATTGACAAAAACAGCGCTGTTGGAGACAATTGGCGCAAGCGTTACCACCAGCTCGTGCTGCACGACCCTGTCTGGTATGACCACATGCCATATGTTCCATTCCCCGACTTCTGGCCCATCTTCACCCCGAAGGACAAGCTTGCGGACTGGTTCGAAGCGTACGTCAAGGCCCTCGAGCTCAATGTGTGGACCGAGTCAGAGATGGTGTCCTCTTCCTGGAATGACGCCAAACAGCTTTGGGCGGTACAGATCAAGCGCGCTCGCGCCAGTGGTCAAGAGATTAGGACTTTCCACCCGAAGCACATCATCATTGCCACGGGACACTCGGGAAGGCCGCACATGCCGTCCATCCCCGGCATGGAGTCGTTCAAGGGCGACCTGCTTTGCCACTCGGGCAGTTTTCCCGGCGCCAAGGAGGGCCGCAAGGGCAAGAAGGCGGTGGTCGTCGGCGCATGCAATTCCAGCATGGACATCTGCCAGGATTACGTCGAAAAGGGCTACGACGTGACGATGGTGCAGCGCTCGTCGACCTACGTTATCTCAAGCGAGACCGCCCTGAAGGTTACCCTCGCCGTGCTCTACGAGGAGAACGGTCCGCCGGTAGAGGACAGCGACATCGCAGTTTGGGGCTGGCCCAGTGAGGTGCTCAAATCTCTCCAGGTTGATCTCGCAGCCATCTCGGTGGCGCGCGACAGGGAGATGCTCGATGGGCTGGACAAGGCTGGTTTCAAGATCGACATGGGCCCGTCGGGTGGAGGCCTGTTCATCAAGTATCTAcaaagaggaggagggtacTACATCGATGTGGGTGGGGCAAAGCTAATTATCGACGGCAAGATCAAGGTCAAGCATGGCCAGGAGATTTCGCAGGTGCTTCCCACAGGGCTCAAGTTCGAGGATGGGAGTGAGGTGCAGGCGGATGAGATCGTGTTCGCGACCGGGTACGACAATATGAGGACAACGGCCAAGGAGATTCTTGGGGACGAGCTGCCTGACCAGGTGGGAGATGTCTGGGGATGGGATCAGGAGGGCGAAATGCGGACTATTTGGACGCACAGCGGACACCCAGGTCTTTGGTTCCACGGCGGAAACTTGGCCTTCTGCAGGTACTACTCGAGGCTCGTCGCCCTCCAAATCCTGGCCAGGCTGAAAGGCTTTGAGACTTGA